The stretch of DNA CCCGTTAGCTGAATTATTCTGCCTGCGGAATGACAACCTTACTTGCTTGCCGCTCCGGACTTTAATCTGGCTATTCTTGCTCCTTCTGGCGATGAAAAAAGAGGCAGAAACAACTCCCTCAAGGGATTGTTCTGCCTCTGGTATTACCAGTCAACATTAAACCAAGTTTTTTAATAGGAATTATATAATTAAATTTACTATACAACATATTTTTCATTATGCTATAGCTTTTCCCTTACAATTTGTAGCAACATTATGACATTCCGAAGAACGAGGATCTTAGAAGCTCTATTCTTAATGATGATTGGAGTGTTCTGTCTCTTCTGTCTCGTCCATATGCTTCATACTGCCTGTTCCCTCTTGATCGCCCAACACCGCCGCATCAACGGCAGATATATCCTGAGCGAGGGCTGCCACATGTAAAGTGCCGCCTTCAATTACGCCTGAAACATGAATGGCAATATTCGTTTCCTTTTCAATGCTGTCTATCAAGACAGCAGCCAATTGATGGCCTCTCGCATCAAATTTGTAGTATATGTATTTGCCATCCGCCTGAAGCACGCTGATGCCAAATCCGGACGAGGCGCAGCTAGGCATCAGCAGGCATGCCTTGGAATGCTTTGTGGGATCACTTATGCCGCTGTGATGTCCTTCGATGAGAATGCCGTCCAACTCTTTTAAAGCGGATACCGCTAAGCCGCTTTTGTCGGGCGCAATCTTCAACACCTGCAGCTTTCCGGGTACCAATCCGGCCACCGCTGTTACTGTGGCTGTCCCGGTTTCAATACCGGCTACTGCGGGAGTGCCGGCAAGGGAAGCGCCGTCTCCGCTCAGTGGATAGACCGTGCTCCCACCGCTAGCCACCTTTACTTTGAGGCCAAAGCCCTTGGCCGACTGCACAATTGTGCCGGTAAGCTCCTGCTCCGCTGCGAAAGCTGGCGGCTGCAGGTTCTGCGGCAGCGTTCCGTTCGCATCGGCCAGAAAGAAGACGGCCTCCGACCGGGTTAATGGTTTGTGCGGAAGAAGGTATCCATCGGAAGATGCTTCGATGTATCCTTGAGACGCCGCCTGCCGCAGCCATTTCCCCGCATCTCCGGCAGGAAGAAATGCAAGATCCTTGTATTCCTGCAGCTTGTCCGCCGGCGCCTCTTGCCAGTGAAGGGCGGATGCAAAGGCAGCGGATGCCTCCGCACGGGTTACCGGCTGATTCGGCCGGAAGGCTCCATGTTCATTCACGCTTAAGTAGCCTTCGGCTACGGCCTGGGTCACCGCCGATTCATACCACGCGCCGGAACGTACGTCGGAGAGGGCTGCTGTATGCTTCTTCTCTGCCCCGGGGAATGCATTCGTGAGCAGAACGGCCAGCTCCGCCCGGGTTATTGATCCTTCCGGTCG from Paenibacillus sophorae encodes:
- a CDS encoding S-layer homology domain-containing protein, with amino-acid sequence MKMNRKNSTPIRKAPLAVLAIAAALQAGGSPIYAHEGHVHSKDYSSHWSEPIITSSIEQKLLSGYQDGSFRPEGSITRAELAVLLTNAFPGAEKKHTAALSDVRSGAWYESAVTQAVAEGYLSVNEHGAFRPNQPVTRAEASAAFASALHWQEAPADKLQEYKDLAFLPAGDAGKWLRQAASQGYIEASSDGYLLPHKPLTRSEAVFFLADANGTLPQNLQPPAFAAEQELTGTIVQSAKGFGLKVKVASGGSTVYPLSGDGASLAGTPAVAGIETGTATVTAVAGLVPGKLQVLKIAPDKSGLAVSALKELDGILIEGHHSGISDPTKHSKACLLMPSCASSGFGISVLQADGKYIYYKFDARGHQLAAVLIDSIEKETNIAIHVSGVIEGGTLHVAALAQDISAVDAAVLGDQEGTGSMKHMDETEETEHSNHH